The Streptomyces sp. NBC_01689 genome includes a window with the following:
- a CDS encoding maleylpyruvate isomerase family mycothiol-dependent enzyme codes for MDVAEFVEALDLEGRSLAAAAAEAGPDAEVATCPDWRVRDLLRHTGMVHRWARTFVTEGHSAYRQDGGLPALDGAELLSWFRDGHRRLVASLASAPRDVECWSFLPAPSPLAFWARRQAHETAVHRFDAQSALGGPPGTVSADFAVDGIDELLRGFHGRSRSKVRTRTPRVLRVRATDADAMWTVRLSPEPPVSERGPARGPQRHDGDDVRVDCEVSGPAARLYLALWNRVPFPTVTGDESLTTLWRETSGITWS; via the coding sequence ATGGACGTTGCGGAATTCGTGGAAGCCCTCGACCTGGAAGGCCGTTCGCTGGCGGCCGCCGCCGCGGAGGCGGGACCGGACGCCGAGGTGGCGACCTGCCCGGACTGGCGGGTGCGCGATCTCCTGCGGCACACGGGCATGGTGCACCGCTGGGCGCGGACGTTCGTCACCGAGGGCCACTCCGCGTACCGACAGGACGGCGGGCTGCCCGCGCTCGACGGCGCCGAACTCCTGTCCTGGTTCCGCGACGGCCACCGCCGGCTCGTCGCCAGTCTCGCCTCCGCGCCGCGGGACGTCGAGTGCTGGAGTTTTCTGCCCGCCCCCTCGCCGCTCGCCTTCTGGGCCCGGCGGCAGGCGCACGAGACGGCCGTGCACCGGTTCGACGCGCAGTCGGCGCTGGGCGGCCCGCCGGGGACGGTCTCCGCGGACTTCGCGGTGGACGGCATCGACGAGCTGCTCCGCGGCTTCCACGGGAGGTCGCGGAGCAAGGTGCGGACACGGACGCCCCGTGTGCTGCGCGTGCGGGCGACGGACGCCGACGCGATGTGGACCGTACGGCTGTCGCCCGAACCGCCGGTGAGCGAGAGGGGACCGGCGCGGGGCCCGCAACGGCACGACGGCGACGACGTCCGCGTCGACTGCGAGGTGTCCGGACCCGCCGCGCGGCTCTATCTCGCGCTGTGGAACCGGGTGCCGTTCCCGACCGTGACCGGCGACGAGTCACTCACCACCCTGTGGCGGGAGACGTCCGGGATCACCTGGAGCTGA
- a CDS encoding MFS transporter, with the protein MPKINKTRTRNVAPDTGKDLTRLRIALTAFFALDGFVFAGWVVRIPAIKEQTGASASTLGLALLGVSAGAVITMTLTGRLCRRFGNHPVTVACAVVLSLSVALPPLTHSVLALGAVLLVFGSAYGGINVAFNSAAVDLVAALRRPIMPGFHAAFSLGGMIGAGLGGLVAGSLSPTRHLLGLTFVGLLVTAAAGRVLLREEAPAAPGRPHADGTPAARGLPDHDETPDARDLRHHHEIPVPPDLPHHHETPDARDLPHHDGAAAAPDRPDSDRAPITPDGRHAGVATAPDHPLGAEERGTRRTHPRTRVLVLVFGVIALCTAYGEGALADWGALHLEQDLAAHPGVAAAGYSCFALTMTIGRLGGTALLERVGRTRILVMGGATAAVGMLLGSLAPAPWAALLGFAVTGLGLANIFPVAIERAGTLAGPGGVAAASTLGYGGMLLGPPAIGFMADWFSLPTALTSVAALAAVAAVIGFTTRRAAVA; encoded by the coding sequence GTGCCGAAAATAAACAAAACCCGCACGCGCAACGTCGCGCCCGACACCGGCAAGGACCTCACCCGTCTCCGTATCGCCCTGACCGCCTTCTTCGCCCTCGACGGATTCGTCTTCGCCGGGTGGGTCGTCCGCATCCCCGCCATCAAGGAGCAGACCGGCGCCTCGGCGAGCACGCTCGGGCTCGCGCTGCTGGGAGTCTCGGCCGGCGCGGTGATCACGATGACGCTCACCGGAAGACTGTGCCGGCGGTTCGGCAACCATCCGGTGACCGTCGCCTGCGCCGTCGTCCTCTCCCTGAGCGTGGCGCTGCCGCCGCTCACCCACTCCGTGCTCGCCCTGGGAGCCGTGCTCCTGGTGTTCGGCTCCGCCTACGGCGGGATCAACGTCGCCTTCAACAGCGCGGCCGTCGATCTGGTGGCCGCCCTGAGACGGCCGATCATGCCCGGCTTCCATGCCGCGTTCAGCCTGGGCGGCATGATCGGCGCGGGCCTCGGCGGACTGGTCGCCGGATCGCTGTCCCCCACCCGTCACCTCCTGGGGCTGACCTTCGTCGGCCTGCTGGTGACCGCCGCGGCGGGACGGGTCCTGCTGCGCGAGGAGGCTCCGGCGGCACCGGGCCGGCCGCACGCCGACGGCACCCCGGCGGCACGGGGTCTTCCCGACCACGACGAGACTCCGGACGCGCGGGACCTGCGGCACCACCACGAGATCCCGGTCCCGCCGGACCTGCCGCACCACCACGAGACGCCGGACGCACGGGACCTGCCGCACCACGACGGGGCCGCAGCCGCGCCGGACCGTCCGGACTCCGACCGCGCTCCGATCACTCCGGACGGTCGCCACGCGGGTGTGGCGACGGCGCCGGACCACCCGCTCGGCGCGGAGGAACGGGGGACACGGCGCACGCACCCACGCACCCGCGTGCTGGTGCTCGTCTTCGGCGTGATCGCCCTGTGCACGGCGTACGGCGAGGGAGCACTAGCCGACTGGGGAGCACTCCACCTCGAACAGGACCTCGCGGCGCATCCCGGTGTCGCGGCCGCCGGCTACTCCTGCTTCGCGCTCACCATGACGATCGGACGCCTCGGCGGGACGGCGTTGCTGGAACGGGTCGGACGGACCCGGATCCTGGTGATGGGCGGCGCGACGGCGGCGGTCGGCATGCTGCTCGGGTCGCTCGCCCCCGCACCGTGGGCCGCGCTGCTCGGGTTCGCCGTCACCGGACTCGGCCTCGCCAACATCTTCCCCGTGGCCATCGAGCGCGCGGGCACCCTGGCCGGCCCCGGCGGGGTCGCCGCCGCGTCCACACTCGGTTACGGCGGCATGCTGCTCGGACCGCCCGCGATCGGGTTCATGGCGGACTGGTTCTCCCTGCCCACGGCCCTCACCAGCGTCGCCGCCCTGGCCGCCGTGGCCGCCGTCATCGGGTTCACGACCCGGCGGGCCGCGGTGGCCTGA